The Chitinophagales bacterium genomic interval AAGGAATAAAAGCCGTACGCTTTTCCCCTGCTGCCAATGTGATTGGCACTACTTGAGATGCACCATAAAAATTGTCTAAAATTTCGGCAGTATCGCTAGTAGTATTTACATTATACCAATAAGTTGTATTCTGGTAAAACACGCGTAAATAAAAGGTTTGAGCATGTTTTAACTTGTTGGCAATGTCCACCTTAGCAAATAATTTATTGGCACTCAAGCACGGATTAGGGAAGGCTACTTCGGCATACTTGTATATAGTATCTGCGTAGCGATATACACAACTGGGGCTATAAACATGCGTGTAATGCAAATTAAAATCAGGATGATGTCCTAATGGTTTAAATGAAACTTCGGCACCGCAATGGGCTTGTATAGTTGCTTTGTTTTGCAATTGAAGCTCCGGGAAAGAACTTTCTAACTGCTGCACACGATAATAGCTATAAGGCAACTTGCGCAACAAAAGCACCGAATCAAAATATGTGCGATTGGCAAGTACTTCTTTGTAATAATTCTTCTCTTTACAAAGCAATACTACTACTGCCGCCAATGCAGCTAACGAAACTAAAACAGGAAATAGAGGGTTGGATTTTTTCATTACTTTTCGGCTTGTATTGCAGCTTGCTGCTTACTTATTTCAACAATCATATTCTTGTAAATGCTATCCAAAATAGCTGCATGTTGTAAGTAGTAATTGAAACTTTCAAAAAACTGCTGCTCAGAAATTCCATGCTTTGCAAACACGCCTTTATAGAGTGCTTTTGTTCTGCTTTCGGTAGAGTTATCGGCTTCGCCTTCTCTATTGGCTAAGCCATCGGCATAATGAATATCTTGCAACACCAATTGCATTTTATCTGCCTCAATTAAATTGCTTGGAGCACTTTGCCGATTAGAGTTGCAAGCACACAGCAATCCGATACATAAAAACAATAAATACTTTTGCATGGTAAATTGAAGTATGAACATAACTGCTTTTGAAGAAATAAAATATGAATTAAATCAACACAAAGCAAGATTAGTAGCTGTTTCTAAGACACAATCTATTGAAAAGATAGCTGCACTGTACCATGCCGGACAACGCATTTTTGGCGAAAACAAAGTACAGGAAATGTGTGATAAACAATCTGTGCTCCCAAACAATATAGAATGGCATTTAATAGGTCATTTGCAACGCAACAAAGTAAAGTATATTGCTCCTTTTGTGAGTATGATACATTCCGTAGATAGTATGAAACTATTACAGGAAATAAACAAACAAGCGCTTAACAATAATAGAATTATTGCTTGTTTACTTCAATTTCATATTGCACAAGAAGAAACAAAATTTGGATTAAACGAAGCAGAAGCAAGCCAACTGCTACAATCTCCTACATTCTTAGAAATGAAAAATATTGCCATTTGCGGTGTAATGGGTATGGCAACCAATACAAACAACAAAGCGCTTATTAAACAAGAGTTTATGCAACTGCAATCTATTTTCGATAGCCTGAAAATACAGCACTTTAAAAATGATTCACGTTTTAAAGAAATTTCGATGGGCATGAGCAGCGACTATAAAATTGCACTGCAATGCGGCAGCACCTTGGTGCGTATAGGTAGCAAACTATTTGGCGAAAGAAACTATGAATAAGCAGGAATAACGGCAATGCCTCCATCTTTAAAATTTTGGCTTATGATACCCTGCACATATTGCTGAACATGCGTAGCGATAAGCATATTTAAGCGCTCCTTTGCATTTCCTCTTTTGTATAGCAAACTCACTTGCCGCACCGGCTTTGGCTGTTTAAATTTACGCAAGCCCAACTTGCGGGTGCTATCTAAACCAAGGCAAAATAATTCCGGTAAAATTGTAATTCCATTATTGGCTTCTACTAATTGCAGCAAGGTTTCCATACTGCCTGTTTTAATCTTAAAATTACTATGCTTGGGAGTGCTTCTTTTAAGATTGCAAATGTGCTCGAACTGCGAACTTAAGCAGTTGCCTTCTTCCAGCATCCACACTCTTTCGGTTTGAATATCGCTCGGCATTACATACTTTTTCATTTTGGTTTCTCTGGAAGAAACAAACACATGCAGCGGCTCTAAATACAGTGGCATTTCTACCATATCTTTTTGAAAGAGAGGCGTAGCAGCAATAGCAGCATTCACTTCGCCCGCCCTTAACTTCTCCAATAAGATTGGTGTTTGCAGCTCACTTACATACAATTTTAAATCGGGATACAAACCACCCAGAGTTGCCAAAGCAGGCATCAAAGCGGGTGCAATAGTTGGTATAACGGCAAGGTGATACTCTCCATAAATTTTAGTACTGGCACTAGCCGCAATATCTTGCAGCAATGCCACTTGCTGAACAATCTGCTGCGCCTGCAAAAGTACCTCGGCCCCAACCTCTGTAATGGCAACCGGAGTTATTGAACGGTCAAAAATTTGAACATTTAGCTCCTCCTCCAACTTTTGAATCATAGCGCTTAAAGTTGGTTGTGTTACAAAACAAGCTGCTGCTGCCTTTCCAAAATTTCGATACTGCTTTACCGCCAGTATATATTCTAACTGCTGAAAATTCATTATAGATAAAATCTATTACAATTATAGAAATTATTATTTCTATCTATAAAAAAACACTATAACTTTGCAGCACTAAACCAAAAAACATGAAACATTTACTTTACTTGTTATTAGCCATATTACTCTTACAATCTTGTAATAACAGCAACAAAACTCCACAAGAGCAAACAACCGATTCAACAACACTTTCTGCAGATGCGGAGCGCTTTTTACTACAAGATGCTCAGGAGGTATTTGAAGCACTTCCTGCACGAGCAGAAAGCCAAACTAATTTACTAACCGAAGAAAAAATATTGCTGGGCAAGGCACTGTATCACGATGCTCGCTTATCTAAAACAGGAAACAACAGTTGCAATTCTTGCCACAACTTAAACACCTTTGGCGTAGATAATAAAAGCACCTCTGCAGGCGATGCAGGCAAAAATGGCGATAGAAATTCACCCACCGTTTTAAATGCAGCTTTTCATAAAATACAATTTTGGGATGGAAGAGCAAACGATGTAGAACAGCAAGCAGGAATGCCCATCTTAAATCCGGTTGAAATGGCAATTCCATCTGAGGCATTCTTAGTTAAGCGATTAAAGGAAATTAAAGAATACCAAGAATTGTTTGGCAAGGCTTTTCCTAACGATAAAGATCCATTAACCTTCAAAAATATTCAGAATGCAATAGCTGCTTTTGAGCGCACATTGGTTACGCCTTCTGCATTCGATAACTACTTAAACGGACAAACCGATGCACTTACAGCACAGCAAAAAGCCGGCTTACGCGAGTTCTTAACTATTGGCTGCCAGCAATGCCATGCAGGCGCAACATTAGGAGGCACCATGCTGCAAAAATTCGGACTTTTCAGCAACTATTGGGAACATACAAAATCTGCCACACACGATAAAGGAAGATTCCAAGAAACAAAAAATGAAGGTGATGAATTTGTGTTCAAATCCTGTGGTTTACGCAACTGTGCCGAAACATATCCATACTTCCACGATGGTAGCGTAAGCGATTTAAAAGAAGCCGTGCGCATTATGGCAAAAACTCAGCTAAACAAAGACTTGAGTGAAGAACAAGTTGGTTCCATCACTGCATTTCTAAATTCATTAACCGGAAAGTTACCACAAGAAGCTACAGTAGTTCCCGATTGGGTACCACAGGTTAAAACAAACTAAAAAGTGGGTTTTGTTTTTGAAAGTAAGCAGTTTGAAAATTTCAAGCTGCTTTTTTTATGCAGGAAACTCAAAGTAATTGCGCTCAGTTTCCCAAAGACGGACTGCTAAATCGTACTTATCTTCTAAGCATGCACGAATAAGGTTGTATATCACCACTACAATATTTTCGCCTGTGGGATTTAGGTCTTTAAACTCTACAGTATCTAAGTTTAAGTTTTTATGATCGAAGCGCTCAATCACTTCTTTTTGAATAATACTATTTAGTATTTTCAAATCAATTAAGTATCCGGTTTCGGGATCTACCTCTCCCATTATCTTTACTTCCACCACATAATTGTGCCCATGCCAATTGGGGTTATTGCACAATCCAAATACCTCATTGTTTTTCTCGTGGCTCCATTCCTTTCTATATAACCTGTGTGCGGCATTAAAATGGGCTTTTCTGAATACGGCTACTCTCATACACTTTCGTTGGTGTAAATCTATTCCATTTTTTTATGCATACACTACTTTACACACACATACAACTTAATAAGTAATCTAAAAAAACAGCCTCCATTTCTTGCTGTTGTAATTAAAAAATTGCAGATTCACCACTCATTCTGTAATTACTCTTCAGCACCAATTATTTAATTCATGTTGAAGGGCATATCTACTTTTTTTTCAGATTTTTCTTTAAAACAACGGCTCTATTGGGGCTTCTTTGCGTTGCTAATGCTTGTTGGTTTAAGCATAGCTTTGGTTATTTTTAATTTCTCAAAATTCAACCAAGCCAACGATTGGCTTTCACAAACCAACTTACTAATTCAACATACAGAAGAAGTGCTAGATGAAATGCTGGACATGGAAGCCAATGCAACCGATTATGTACTTACCGGCAACGAAAAATATCTAACACATTACCAAAGAGCACACACTAGTTTCAATCATAATTTCAAACTTCTACTCCAACTTAACAATAAAAATTTCCCACCCAAAAACAGTTTTAAAAAATTAGAAATTGCTGCCAACAAGCAAATAGAATTAACCCAAAAACTTATTACCACCCGCCAAAATATTGGAGCTAAAGCTGCGATAATTGCTATGCAATCCGATACACCTAACATATATATGGATAACTTTAGAACTACTCTTTTGGCCTTTGAGCGCGAAGAAAAGGAACTACTAAAAATACGACAACAAAAACAAGAATCTTGGCAATTGAGTTCGCAAATTGCCTTTATTGCACTTATACTCTTAATGTTTGCTGTTTTGGTTATTTCATTTAAAAGCATTGCCAATAACTTAAAACAAAGAATTACTGCCGAAGAAAATTTGCAGGTAGAAAAGCAATTGCTACAAAATATAATTGACAATACATCAACCCTTGTTTTTATAAAAGATAAAACCGGGAAATACCTCTTAGCCAACAAGCAATTCACAGATGTATTCAATATCCCTGCGGCAGCAGTAACAGAAAAAAGTGATGCCGATTTATTTCCTTCCGACACTGCACTAAAACTTCGCGAAACCGATAGCAAAGTACTTACAACCGGCATACCTATGGAGCTTGAAGAAATAGTTCCCATACAAGGAAAAGCACATACTTACCTTTCAATAAAATTTCCATTGCGAGATAGAGATGGCAACATATACGCACTCTGCGGTATGAGCACAGATATTACCGAGCGCAAACAACACGAGTCGCAAATACTAAGTTTAAATACCCAACTCGAAACAAACAACCAGCGCCTGCACAATATCAATAAAGAATTAGAAGCCTTTACTTACACCGTTTCGCACGATTTACGTGCACCACTGCGGGCAATCAATGGTTTTGCCTCGCTGCTGCAACGCCAAAGCGAAGAGAAAAATTTTGATGCAGATACTATGCGTATTATGACTATGATGCGCGAAAATGCAGCCCAAATGGGGCAACTGATAGACGACCTTTTGGCATTCTCAAAACTAGGTCGCTACAAGCCCAACTTTCAACTCACAGATATGAAAGAGGTGGCAAATGCCGTAGCAGCACAACTTACTTACGAAAACAGCCCCTCAAAAATACTGCTCAACATTAAACATATAGAACCCGCCATTTGCGATTCAAGTTTAATTAAGCAAGTATGGATAAACCTTGTTTCTAATGCCATAAAATACTCTTCGCAAAAACCAAAACAGTTTATAGAAATAGGCAGTACCAATAACAATGGAGAAATAATTTACTATGTAAAAGACAATGGTGCCGGTTTCGATATGAAGTATTACAACAAACTATTTGGGATATTCCAACGCCTGCATTCCAGCATGGAGTTTGAAGGAACCGGAGTGGGCCTTGCCATTGTAAATAGAATTGTAAAGCGCCACAGTGGAAAAGTATGGGCAGAATCTACCCTTGGCGAAGGTGCCACATTCTACTTTTCGTTGCCTGCCCAACCACGCCTCTCCGATGTGTAAGCGGCATGACATTCATCATAGTTTTATACCGCAATAAAGTACAAATTTGTGCTTGTAATGAAACAGGTACAGCAGGGCGCATTAAAAGTTTGCTATCACTGTGGCGAAGACTGTAAAACCGAAATTCAATTCGATAAAAAATCGTTTTGTTGCGAAGGTTGCAAAACAGTTTACTCGCTGCTTAGTGAAAACAATTTGTGTACCTACTATAACTTAAATACCAATCCGGGCACTTCACTCAACAAAGAAATTAGCCCCCACAAATTTGCCTATCTCGAAGATGCACAAGTAATAACACAGCTGCTGAACTTCAACGATGGCAACCTTTCTACCGTAACCTTCTATATTCCGCAAATACATTGCAGCTCGTGCATTTACCTGCTCGAAAATCTTTACCGGATAAAAAAAGGAATACTGCGCTCGCATGTAAACTTTATGAAACGCGAAGCCAATATTACTTTCGACAACACTATTCTAAACCTCCGCCAAGTAGTAGAAGCATTGGTACAAATAGGCTATGAGCCACGCATCAATTTAAACGACCTCCAACGCAAAGAAAAAAAGCAACACCTGCGCAAATACTACTTAAAAATTGGTATTGCATTTTTTGCCTTCGGCAATATTATGCTCTTCACTTTTCCTGAATATTTAGGAATAGATGTAATAGCAGAAAGTGGTTTCAGAAAATTCTTCGGCTACCTAAACTTCTTATTGGCATTACCTGTTTTACTATTTAGTGCCAGCGAATTTTTTATTTCGGCATGGAGTGCTGCAAAAGAAAAAACACTCAACATGGATGTGCCCATTGTGTTGGGAATAATTGCCATGTTTATACGCAGCAGCTACGAAATTTTCACACACACCGGAGGCGGCTATTTCGATACACTTTCCAGCCTAGTACTCTTAATGCTTATTGGGCGATTGTTTCAAAATAAAACTTACGATACACTTTCGTTTGAACGCGATTACAAATCCTATTTCCCCGTTGCGGTTACAGTAATAAACAACCAAAAAGAAACCTCTATACCGCTCACAAAATTACGCATTGGCGACCGCCTGCTTATTAGAAACCACGAGCTTATTCCTGCCGATGCAAAACTGGTGAAGGGAAACGCCAATATAGATTACAGCTTTGTTACGGGCGAAGCAACCCCTATTGCAAAGCAACAAGGCGATTTAATTTTTGCAGGTGGTAAACACTTAGGCAGCGCCATAGAACTTGAAGTAATTAAAGATGTATCGCACAGCTACCTCACGCAACTTTGGAACGATAGCGCCTTTCATAAAAACGACCACAAAAATATTACTTCACTCGCTACAAAAATGAGTCTTTGGTTTACACCAATAGTAATACTCATAGCTATTGCCGCCACTGCCTTTTGGTGGACATCAGATACCGCCCGCGCCCTAAACGCATTCACTTCCGTACTCATTATTACCTGCCCATGTGCATTGGCACTTTCTTCGCCCTTTACATTAGGAAATGCATTGCGACTGCTTGGGAAAAATGGTATGTATTTAAAAAACACCCTCACCATAGAAAAACTTGCCAAAATAAGCAGCATTGTTTTCGATAAAACCGGTACGCTCACAAATACCAAAGATGCTAAAATTGAATTTGCAGACCTCAACAGCGGAGCAGAAAGTACGGCATCTGCAAACCCTCCGGCATTATCAGATTACGAACTGCAATTGGTAAAATCGCTGGTGTATCATTCTTCGCATCCACTGAGCAAAAAAGTATATGAACACCTAAAAGAAACTCCAATTTTCCCTACACAAGATTTTAAAGAAGAAGAAGGAAAAGGTATAGAAGGATGGGTAGATGAAAATTGTGTTAGAATTGGCTCAAAACGATACTTATGCAACAATAAAAATGCAGACAACAGCACCATTTCAGATTTCAGACACGCCTCAAAAGTATATGTGGGCATCAATGGAAAAGTGCTCGGCTACTTCTTGGTAAAAAACGAATATCGAAAAGGATTCAGCACCCTCATTCAACAGCTCCGCACCAAGTATGAACTATTTGTACTTAGTGGCGATAACGATGCCGAGAAAAACTTTTTGAAACAATATGTACCGGAAGAAAATCTAGTATTTCACCAACAGCCCAGCGACAAATTAAACTATATAAAGAAACTACAGCAACAACACCAAATGGTGATGATGCTTGGTGATGGTTTAAACGATGCAGGTGCATTAAAGCAAGCCGATGTTGGCTTAGTAATTGCCGATGATGTAAATAACTTTTCTCCTGCCTGCGATGGCATTATAGAAGCTGCACAATTTGAAAGATTGAATACACTCATGCAGTTTTCGAAAGATGCCGTTAGGGTAATAAAAATGAGTTTTGCCATTTCCATTCTGTACAACATTATTGGAGTGAGTTTTGCTGTACAGGGAACCATGAGCCCCATTGTGGCGGCTGTAATTATGCCTATTAGCTCCGTAACCATTATACTCTTCACCACTCTTGGTTCTGCCTACTTTGCCGGGCGAAAAGGATTTTAATACCGCTTATACTTTTGCCTTTACCCACACCGAAAAATGCAGCAACCTATCTAGTACCGGAAACCGATTAGCTTCAATTATCACAATACAGACCGACAATGTCAAAGTTTAGTCTATCAAACACCAGAAAGTGTTTACAGAAGACAAAAAGAAGAAGCAGAAACCTTATCTTCACAAAGTGAATCCGAAAACACAATTAACTTATGCCTTTAAAAAGTTCAGCAAATGGGGACACTACATTAGATAGTCCAATTTTTCAAAAAATCTATTTTTAGTAGAAATATCGGATTCCCAATTTTGCTTTAGAAGCCAACCCAACCGCTGTTTGCCACACGTTTAAAACTTTTCACCATTCCTTTCAACTCATAACTATTCCTCTTCTATCTTTGCCCTATGAATTTCAAGAAAATTGAAGCAGCAGATATTGCCTTCTTTGAGCAAACAATTGGAACTGCCAATGTATT includes:
- a CDS encoding DUF4296 domain-containing protein, producing the protein MQKYLLFLCIGLLCACNSNRQSAPSNLIEADKMQLVLQDIHYADGLANREGEADNSTESRTKALYKGVFAKHGISEQQFFESFNYYLQHAAILDSIYKNMIVEISKQQAAIQAEK
- a CDS encoding YggS family pyridoxal phosphate-dependent enzyme, giving the protein MNITAFEEIKYELNQHKARLVAVSKTQSIEKIAALYHAGQRIFGENKVQEMCDKQSVLPNNIEWHLIGHLQRNKVKYIAPFVSMIHSVDSMKLLQEINKQALNNNRIIACLLQFHIAQEETKFGLNEAEASQLLQSPTFLEMKNIAICGVMGMATNTNNKALIKQEFMQLQSIFDSLKIQHFKNDSRFKEISMGMSSDYKIALQCGSTLVRIGSKLFGERNYE
- a CDS encoding hydrogen peroxide-inducible genes activator, whose translation is MNFQQLEYILAVKQYRNFGKAAAACFVTQPTLSAMIQKLEEELNVQIFDRSITPVAITEVGAEVLLQAQQIVQQVALLQDIAASASTKIYGEYHLAVIPTIAPALMPALATLGGLYPDLKLYVSELQTPILLEKLRAGEVNAAIAATPLFQKDMVEMPLYLEPLHVFVSSRETKMKKYVMPSDIQTERVWMLEEGNCLSSQFEHICNLKRSTPKHSNFKIKTGSMETLLQLVEANNGITILPELFCLGLDSTRKLGLRKFKQPKPVRQVSLLYKRGNAKERLNMLIATHVQQYVQGIISQNFKDGGIAVIPAYS
- a CDS encoding c-type cytochrome — encoded protein: MKHLLYLLLAILLLQSCNNSNKTPQEQTTDSTTLSADAERFLLQDAQEVFEALPARAESQTNLLTEEKILLGKALYHDARLSKTGNNSCNSCHNLNTFGVDNKSTSAGDAGKNGDRNSPTVLNAAFHKIQFWDGRANDVEQQAGMPILNPVEMAIPSEAFLVKRLKEIKEYQELFGKAFPNDKDPLTFKNIQNAIAAFERTLVTPSAFDNYLNGQTDALTAQQKAGLREFLTIGCQQCHAGATLGGTMLQKFGLFSNYWEHTKSATHDKGRFQETKNEGDEFVFKSCGLRNCAETYPYFHDGSVSDLKEAVRIMAKTQLNKDLSEEQVGSITAFLNSLTGKLPQEATVVPDWVPQVKTN
- a CDS encoding 6-carboxytetrahydropterin synthase gives rise to the protein MRVAVFRKAHFNAAHRLYRKEWSHEKNNEVFGLCNNPNWHGHNYVVEVKIMGEVDPETGYLIDLKILNSIIQKEVIERFDHKNLNLDTVEFKDLNPTGENIVVVIYNLIRACLEDKYDLAVRLWETERNYFEFPA
- a CDS encoding CHASE3 domain-containing protein codes for the protein MLKGISTFFSDFSLKQRLYWGFFALLMLVGLSIALVIFNFSKFNQANDWLSQTNLLIQHTEEVLDEMLDMEANATDYVLTGNEKYLTHYQRAHTSFNHNFKLLLQLNNKNFPPKNSFKKLEIAANKQIELTQKLITTRQNIGAKAAIIAMQSDTPNIYMDNFRTTLLAFEREEKELLKIRQQKQESWQLSSQIAFIALILLMFAVLVISFKSIANNLKQRITAEENLQVEKQLLQNIIDNTSTLVFIKDKTGKYLLANKQFTDVFNIPAAAVTEKSDADLFPSDTALKLRETDSKVLTTGIPMELEEIVPIQGKAHTYLSIKFPLRDRDGNIYALCGMSTDITERKQHESQILSLNTQLETNNQRLHNINKELEAFTYTVSHDLRAPLRAINGFASLLQRQSEEKNFDADTMRIMTMMRENAAQMGQLIDDLLAFSKLGRYKPNFQLTDMKEVANAVAAQLTYENSPSKILLNIKHIEPAICDSSLIKQVWINLVSNAIKYSSQKPKQFIEIGSTNNNGEIIYYVKDNGAGFDMKYYNKLFGIFQRLHSSMEFEGTGVGLAIVNRIVKRHSGKVWAESTLGEGATFYFSLPAQPRLSDV
- a CDS encoding heavy metal translocating P-type ATPase metal-binding domain-containing protein — its product is MKQVQQGALKVCYHCGEDCKTEIQFDKKSFCCEGCKTVYSLLSENNLCTYYNLNTNPGTSLNKEISPHKFAYLEDAQVITQLLNFNDGNLSTVTFYIPQIHCSSCIYLLENLYRIKKGILRSHVNFMKREANITFDNTILNLRQVVEALVQIGYEPRINLNDLQRKEKKQHLRKYYLKIGIAFFAFGNIMLFTFPEYLGIDVIAESGFRKFFGYLNFLLALPVLLFSASEFFISAWSAAKEKTLNMDVPIVLGIIAMFIRSSYEIFTHTGGGYFDTLSSLVLLMLIGRLFQNKTYDTLSFERDYKSYFPVAVTVINNQKETSIPLTKLRIGDRLLIRNHELIPADAKLVKGNANIDYSFVTGEATPIAKQQGDLIFAGGKHLGSAIELEVIKDVSHSYLTQLWNDSAFHKNDHKNITSLATKMSLWFTPIVILIAIAATAFWWTSDTARALNAFTSVLIITCPCALALSSPFTLGNALRLLGKNGMYLKNTLTIEKLAKISSIVFDKTGTLTNTKDAKIEFADLNSGAESTASANPPALSDYELQLVKSLVYHSSHPLSKKVYEHLKETPIFPTQDFKEEEGKGIEGWVDENCVRIGSKRYLCNNKNADNSTISDFRHASKVYVGINGKVLGYFLVKNEYRKGFSTLIQQLRTKYELFVLSGDNDAEKNFLKQYVPEENLVFHQQPSDKLNYIKKLQQQHQMVMMLGDGLNDAGALKQADVGLVIADDVNNFSPACDGIIEAAQFERLNTLMQFSKDAVRVIKMSFAISILYNIIGVSFAVQGTMSPIVAAVIMPISSVTIILFTTLGSAYFAGRKGF